The Pongo abelii isolate AG06213 chromosome 21, NHGRI_mPonAbe1-v2.0_pri, whole genome shotgun sequence genome has a window encoding:
- the PCNA gene encoding proliferating cell nuclear antigen — MFEARLVQGSILKKVLEALKDLINEACWDISSSGVNLQSMDSSHVSLVQLTLRSEGFDTYRCDRNLAMGVNLTSMSKILKCAGNEDIITLRAEDNADTLALVFEAPNQEKVSDYEMKLMDLDVEQLGIPEQEYSCVVKMPSGEFARICRDLSHIGDAVVISCAKDGVKFSASGELGNGNIKLSQTSNVDKEEEAVTIEMNEPVQLTFALRYLNFFTKATPLSSTVTLSMSADVPLVVEYKIADMGHLKYYLAPKIEDEEGS; from the exons ATGTTCGAGGCGCGCCTGGTCCAGGGCTCCATCCTGAAGAAGGTGTTGGAGGCACTCAAGGACCTCATCAACGAGGCCTGCTGGGACATTAGCTCCAGCGGCGTAAACCTGCAGAGCATGGACTCGTCCCACGTCTCTTTGGTGCAGCTCACCCTGCGGTCTGAGGGCTTCGATACCTACCGCTGCGACCGCAACCTGGCCATGGGCGTGAACCTCACCAG TATGTCCAAAATACTAAAATGCGCCGGCAATGAAGATATCATTACACTAAGGGCCGAAGATAATGCGGATACCTTGGCGCTAGTATTTGAAGCACCAA ACCAGGAAAAAGTTTCAGACTATGAAATGAAGTTGATGGATTTAGATGTTGAACAACTTGGAATTCCA GAACAAGAGTACAGCTGTGTAGTAAAGATGCCTTCTGGTGAATTTGCACGTATATGCCGAGATCTCAGCCATATTGGAGATGCTGTTGTAATATCCTGTGCAAAAGACGGAGTGAAATTTTCTGCAAGTGGAGAACTTGGAAATGGAAACATTAAATTGTCACAGACAAGTAATGTCGATAAAGAGGAGGAAGCT GTTACCATAGAGATGAATGAACCAGTTCAACTAACTTTTGCACTGAGGTACCTGAACTTCTTTACAAAAGCCACTCCACTCTCTTCAACGGTGACACTCAGTATGTCTGCAGATGTACCCCTtg TTGTAGAGTATAAAATTGCTGATATGGGACACTTAAAATACTACTTGGCTCCCAAGATCGAGGATGAAGAAGGATCTTAG